The nucleotide sequence aaaaatgcttttaagttGTAGAACTGAGATTCAGAATTCTTCGGAACTCACAGCTTTGCAACAGAAGGGATTCAACTGTCCTCTTCCCTGTGCTTTCTCCTTTGTATCTAAGCATGGTTCCCACGATTTAGCTGATACACGCAACCACTCTTTTctaatgaagtatttttaaaatcccttATGCCCACACCGAAGCACACGAGTTTTGCAGGTCCTGCATGGTTAAAGCGATCCTTTCCTGCCATCTAGAGGATGTGCCGTGCACAAATGGAAGAACACAAGCAAGACCTATGCTGCAATAAACCGTGTGTAATTATCAACAGCtataaagagaggaaaaaaaaacagaaaggatcAAGATATCTGTGGTCCCAGAAACTGAgcaagttacaaaaaaaaacatacttgtACCACACCTGATAATATAAAAACTCAGTTCAGTGCCAGAACTTGCTTTGAAAATATCATTTATATGAAGTGCTTTTTCAGAGTCTCGTGCACCTGCCTCAtggcaggcagagcagaaacTTAGCACCAACCCCCTCCATACACAGTGCAGCCTATGCACCTTtcttaacaaaagcaaaatataaacattttcaacatCAAAACATCATCATgttaattacaaataaaaataaaagaaattaaaggtcATTCCAAGATGCAGGTTCTTATTGCTAGTGTACGCATCGTGATCATAGTTATCGTTATTTGCCCTCTATACTATCGTCTGCTGGTCTGTTTCACAGGGCAGACTATACAAAAGGAAAGAGCAAACTCAGCAGAACTCTCGGCACAGTCAagtgcacacacaaaaagccaaacaagtttatttcctgcttttccatttcgatttgttttccttttactttgaaaggcaacagtaaaacaaacacccgtcatgaaaacaaacaaagaccCATACTTCCCATGGCTGAAGTGATGTGAAAGTCTCCTTAGGATCAAAGCTGGGGGCTTCTCCTGGGATGAAAGGAAGCAGGTGTACAACCAAGATGTTTTGTGAACTGGCTACGTTTGGGAAAAATGTAGGCCTCAATTCTGACCCAGATGGAAGATGAAATGTTTTCCCTAAAAATGTACAGAAGAACTcttcaattaattttcttttgataaaaatattgtaaGTATCTCTGCCTAAGTTCTCTTCCTATTACTGCATGCAGTATGTTTAAAcagatgaaggaaagaaaaataaaataaatcactggtTTAGGAATATTGAAAAGCTTCCCCAACtaggcaaaaaataaacaagttgtAGGAAAAGAATGAGAAGCAAACTGACAGGGATCACAACTGTGTACTTATAAAATCCACGGTGTCAAATGATTTATAGCAGTATAATATAAATCTGTTTAAGTCACTGTTATTTCTTGAACAGCACACATTTCAGTAGAAGAATCTCAGTGGTGAATGgcaatttttaaatttgataCAGAAGAAATTGGAAGGATTAAAACTAGAAACTGCTAATGCCCACAGGTATCAAAACAAGCTGTGACATGGATCCTGAGTGTTAGTTCAGCCAGGCAGGCTATGCTTTGGGAAATATGTCCCTGTAGTAGAAACTGCTGTCCAGTTTTTGTAGAATATCCAGTTAGGGAACTCTTTAGGTCCCCAGATGAGATCCCAATGACATCAAGTAGACCACTTCTCTTGAAAATGAAGACTGTGAAGGGTTGGAGGATAAATATGAACACAAAGTACCAGAAAGTACTTAGTTaaggtatattaaaaaaaaaaaaagggggggtgggggcggggaACAGTGAAACAAGACTGGGCTTAGTAAGACAGCTGTATGTATGAGATGTATGAGGAAAATGCAGCTTACTTGGTAAACttggaaaaacttttttttttttttcattacctcATATGCTTTtggccttgcacttggccttgttgaacctcatgaggttagcacaggcccacctctcaggactgtccaggtccctctggatgccatcccttccctcctgcggaaggctcagggggatcttgTAAATGTCTGAAGCGAGGGTACAAggaagatggagccagactctCTTCAGTGGtacagtgccaggacaagagctAACGAgtacaaacagaaacacaggaggttctgccGAAACATCAGAAAgcaattctttactgtgaggtgatggagcactggcacaggttgctcagaaaGGTGGTGGACTCTCCCTCCTTGTAGATCCTCAGAAGCAACCTTTACTTGGTCCTGGGGCAAGCTattctgggtggccctgcttgaggaGGGTGTTGGACCAGATGTCCTCCAGCAGTTTCTTCCAACTtcaaccattctgtaattctgtgaaacactgcatgatttttgtttgtatgtataTGTAGATAGTAAACATATGACAGGATGTTTTGCACTTTGAAAATACTCAGCACTTAATGTACTGTTGAGAAAGCTGTTAATCATCTTGTCAAAAATTACAAATGTAAGGAAATATTAGAAACATTCTCAAAATATTGTGAGGGCTTTTTCCTAAATCCATTTTGCTCAAAATACAGGATGTTGCAATATATCAATTGATAAATATGTTATAGTTTATAAGATCATACCCATTGTGctaaaacagtatttcattaTGAGAGAAGCAGTTTTGACTTGTTTAGCAGCTTCTATGAGCAAGCACCTTTGAGCAATATTCATCATACTTGGTTGAGGTTAGAAGGATCAGCTTTTTGAAAGTAGTCTTTGAAGACTTGGAAGTTTCTTTTACTTAATTGAATTTACTATGTTTATTTGGAATggaatcacattttaaaatgactgcaGTGATGTATTCCCTCTGAGAGCCAGCTGTTCTTATTACAGTAGTTTATATGAGAAACtgatatcatctacctggacttgtgcaaagcatttgacactgtccaccatgatatccttgtctctaaattggagagacgtggatttgatggatggaccacttggtgggtaaggaattggctggatggttgcaaTCAAATTGTTATTGTCAACGTCTCAATGTCCAGTTGGAGATCAGTAACGAATGGTGTTCCTCATGGTTTGGGACtgggactggcactgtttaacatctttgtcagtgacatggacagtgggatcaagtgcaccctcagcaagtttgccaatgacaccaagctgtgtggtatGGTTGACACgcaggaaggaagggatggcatccagagggacctggacaggcctgagagatgggcctgtgcgaacctcatgaggttcaacaagaccaagtgcaaggtcctgcatcaATCAGGGCTGGGGCAACCCCCAGctcaaatacaggctgggtgaaGAATGGAttgggagcagccctgagaaggacctgggggtgttggttgatgagagGCTCAAAATGAGCTGAAGTGTTTTCACAATCACAGAACGCTGgagtggttgaggttggaagaaaGCACgggaggccatctggtccaagcTCCCTCCTCAAGCAGGGCCACTCAGGTCACCTGCACAGCAAAAAAATGCTTCCCTATATTTAGATAGAACCTCCTATGTTTCTTTTTGCACTCATTACCTCGTCCTGGCACTGTGCCCCtcagaagagcctggctccatcttcctttcaggtatttgtacGCATTTACAAGATCCCCTTGAGCCTCTTCTCTGGTCCCgactctctcagcctctcctcagagGAGAGCTgttccagtcccttgatcaCCTTTGGTATCCCTCTGCTGGGCTCTCTCCACTATGTTTACGTCTCTTGTACTAGGGGGCCCAGATCTGGACACAGTTCTCCAGATGCAGCCTGACCattgctgagcagagcagacaTCCCCTCTCTTGACCAGCTAGCGATACTTTCCATAATGTAGCCAAGACTACTGTTAGCCTTATTCACAGCAATCAGCCTTcttagcaacaacaaaaaagtttggGTAAAAAAAGTTTGGCAGTAAAAGAAAGCTATAATGCTCTAAAGCACCCCAATgtaaaactgattttcactgAACCCCTCCTCCTTTAATAGGCTCTGAAGGTGATGAAGAATATGAACCTGAAGATTCCACACGAAGCGTTTTtcaaaaaccacaacacaccaGCTGTGCTGTTAACAAATGGATGTCATAAATGGAAGACTGTTGTAGTAAATTAAGTAGTAAGCTCATCAAAATCACTGCTATTGTCAAGAATCGTTTTTCTGTAAAGGAAGTGATAaggaattaaaacttttttttttattctgatataaaaaactgtttaaaaaaagctCCATCAGTTCAAGggctgtatatatatatatataaagcatcATCTGGATATACGTATATAAACATATTCAGGATCACGTCTTAAATTACataaacttgaaaataaatttaaattacatGCAGAAATTAAGTCACCACACAAGAAACCTCATTCACagtatcatttattttttcatttataatttacttcccaaagaacaaaacaaaacttatttcCACAAATTAGAACAGTTGTTAGCATGAACATCACAGCAATAAGCTTTAGTATCAGAATTTAACCTTGTTTTGCATTCTCTTTTTAAGTATTAGTTTTGGTTTGCATTACTTTCTGAGCATTTTGACTTGACACTCAACATAGTCTCTCCTAAATATGACTTTTGCTAGCCAACATTAATATGTAGCAACCAATCACTGATTCAACTTATATTTGAAGTCTTTTTTAACACTTATAACATATTTGATGGCATTGTTAACATTTCATTAAGCtttgttcaaataaaaatggaatCATATTGGAAATTtacaaaacttaaaattttattaaaactcAGTGTGCTtgaattattaaaacaaaattcatcaaaaacattttgtcattAAAGGACTCTAGTCAATTAGAATTTTTTCTAGTGACCATGCTCCATGTAGTTGTTCAGGcatgcagaagcacagaatggTGCTTTTGTGTAGTTTAAGCATTTACGTAGGTTAGATATCTCATTGCTAGCAGGGTTTTACTCGGAATTGGATGCCTAGTGttgatttcttttccccctctggatttgcattttgtgtgtgtCCAATATGCTCGATTAACACAGAATCTGCTGTTTCAGATTCTCTTTCCAGATCTAACATCATCTCCAAATTGAATTAAGAGTTACTAGGTCCAATCTTTTACCACCTGTTTTTTTAACTGGAAGCCCTCTACTTTTTCTGCTTCCAGTTCATAAAGTTCAGGTGAATGAGTAACTCAAACCACAAAATCAGAAGGTCTCTAATCCTGCAAataactgtaaaaacaaatataaggcaaaatattttccgTGCAATGGAATCTAAAAACATTTAGATTTGACAGTATGTAAATAAGGTCAAGGTTAGCTTCATTCTCAAATCCACAGATACATACAGATACAGCACCATGATTCTGTTCTGTTTATAAATCTGGCTTCCCTTTTGATTTTACATTCATTTAGAAAACAGCACTCTCAATAAAAGGTGAGAAAGGCTCATGTATGtacagcatttaaaattttaacagaTTACACATAACACTGTCTGCCATGATTCCAAATTTAATTACCaaggggtttatttttaaaaacggTATTCAAAGTCTAAATGAATAAACCAACACttaataacaaaaattatttaacCACTGTGCAGAGATCTATTTGCAGGTGAAAGGAAGAGAGTCATAACCTATAATTACTTATCAGACAAAATGAGGAGGACAGATTTCTTTTAAGGCAGAAATTCAATTATATACTAGGTTAAAAGCTACCTTAATAATTAACTATAACTAACTCATTCAGCATTTAAATTTTTGCATTCTTTACTAGTGCTGGCTAGAACTCTGCTGATGTTCCAGGAAGCCCAACTGAATGGTTTTCAGTCCCCCATGGTTATCCTTGAAGACTAAAATCTATGCCAGAGTAAAGTCAAACTACTCActactttttcattattaaacaAACTATGTTGATTTATTATGTTAGTAAGTTATAGAAACTTTTTAGAAAGAGGAAGTATGAAATATTGACAAtgacaaaacagattttataaaGCTATCATTGAAAAAGTTAGAATACATAGTCAGAGgaatttaaatgcttaaaaacagATTCATATATGTCCATCCAGTTGAAGATTAGTGTATTAAAAAAAGgttaagaaaatactttgtgtTTCAAGTTCAACTGCACTTGATTCAAGTACAGCTTGGAGATTGGCTGATATAAATTAAACATGGTCACTGGCTCAGCAGCcagaagtacagaaaaatgtaCATGTTCACAGGATAAATAGAAGTctcttcttttggaaaaaagcTATCTCACTCCAATACGGGAGGTCATCCACTCCAAGCCTTGGcataatctgaaaaataaagagatatTATATTGGTACTAGATCTATTGCAACATCTTAAAAGTGTTTTCTACTTCTCTTACAGTTAAAATCAtctgcttaaaattaaaaaaaatcatctggaaTGGGGAATGAAACATCAACAGAATACACAATGTTTTAAACTAAGTCCACTTAGGCTTTAGCCGTAAGAAGCTAGTCAAACATGCTATTTTATTGAAGCTTGGCACTCTTTCAATTTTTGTTCTAAATCTAAAACGTGCTACTTTTAATTTGCTTACTCAGAAGTACATAGAACCAAATCATGAGAAACTGCCTAACTGAACACTAGATCTTTTCATTCCAAGACTAAAAGACAAAAGACTCAGTTACCCAGACTGAATTGGTtcaaaaaaaaggcagtgcaTCAAGAATTCCACAATACAAAACTGTAAGCATGTCTATATTGAACACCAGGATTGCATGGGATCTAACCTGCTTACTCACTCCTTTTCCATGTCTATTTAAAGGCCTTCCATTTCAAGACAGTATTCCCTTTGATTTGCTAGGGATTCAGTTACATAGTTGACACCACCTTTAACTTCACCTTTGTAAAGTAAATCATGATTTATCCAAGAAGGCCGCCTTCCCTGTCATGGTGCTAATCTCCTTTGATTCTTCTAAGTTCATCCTGAAGAGGACCATGCAGTTATTTTACtctgagtggttttttttttttgcttgtttgtttgaatGACTTGGTCTCACTAATATCACAATTTTAGAAGTTCTAATTATTTAAGGCTTCTTATTCAAAAAAGGAGCCTAGGATGATTAATGTTTCTGAACTGATGTTCGTGAACGCTCTCTGCGATGCCCCCCCCTCTgcgatgccccccccccaccacatTGTTGTAAAGGGTacagcacagctgaaaaaaactTTGAGAAACATTAGAGAAATAGAATACTGCTTTAAAGACAAGATGAAATATCAGTGTTCCATTTACCATATATTATTGTACTTAAACAGGAAACATTTACCCTTCTCCTGTCAAAGCACAACAGGACTGAATGTGCCATGGGTGATCCTTTATGGAGCTAAGGGTGAGGTATGTAGATATCTCGGCAGCTGTCATGCAGCCTTTCATGTCCTGCTTGTTTGCAAAGATGAGAACTGCAGCTTTTCGTAAATCCTAGAAGTAGTTAAAAGTATTCATAGAAGTTATTATATAGAACTAACAGGCTATTGCATTAACTGAGTATCTCAAGAAAACGTAGATTAGCTTGAATGCAATTACAATGTAACAgatatttttaacagctttacTGCATTAAAAATCAATTGCATTAATACTGAAGAGACCAATTTATTTAGAAGTGTTCACCGTAGGGAATCAAATTATGATGTATTATACTACTACCCTTTTGGTTTTGTCCATATGTTCATATGTTAACTAAAGTAAGTCTTGTCAACATACACTTCACAGAGCTCTAAACCATCCAGTGGAATTTTTACTGGATAAACTATTCAAAATCAGTATTAGATGCTATTCAAATGGAAAACCCTGCTAGATATCGTTcccttgaaattattttccacttcATTAAGCAAATTCTGTAGTGATTAAAACAGtaacaatcaaacaaaacttttatACTGCTGTTCCAAAAAGGGAGCTCTAATAATGCTGCAGCAGcttaaggaaaaacagaagctagTAAgaagttgggtttttttgtatGGAAATTAGGATTCCACAATGCAATGAAGCACACTGGGCTGCATGTTCTTAGGagtggaaaagggaaaacaaatgcaaaatgcaggcagctggcaggtttaattaaaagtgtttaacatatttaaatgtatattaaatTCGGAGACAATTTCTccattaagagaaaaacaaacctttaGGATCCAAAGATAAAAACTCACTACTACAAGTAGTACTTATTACAGTTGAGGCCTACTGATTGTTTTCAAGAGATAATAGATCACAATCTCCTAATCTTATAACACTAGAAACTAATTACAATAGAAAATTTCACCACAAAAAGTcatatttcctccttttttgttaatatatttgCTCCTTACTACCAAATGCCATCTAGATTAATAAActttaaagtaaaaacattcatttgaaaCACTGTAAATCACTCAGATTTTTGATTACAATCAAGCAAGCCCTACTACAAGAGTGCTTCATGATAGCTTTCCctgtttatttataatttatatggTTTCAAAACATAGTCAACATGCATGCACATTTAGGCTCAACTTTTCTGTGACAGTGTAACTTCTATAAATATAGGAAGCACGTAGTGCTATTTGACTGATCACAACAAAGGGAGACTATTATCCCAACACCCTACTTTACCTCATGAGCCAGCATTCTATAAAGTTCCTCTTTTGTAATAGAAAGTCGCTCTCTGTCAATGCTGTCAACAACCAGAATGAtgaactggggaaaaaacaatagTATAATATGTAAGTAAAAAAAGTAAGTTATAGAAAGTACATTTTCAAGTGATCACTACCACATGTCTTTGTATGTAAGACAGACACAGACTTTTagagcacattaaaaaatagagCAAGAAGTTTGTTACATCCTTTCATTAGTGCCCTAGGAATCCTACATAAAGattatagtttaaaaaaacatctaTTGCTTGTACATTTCAGCACTGCTATTAAGCTCTACTTTTATGTACCACACTTAAAATCACGAGGCTTGATTTTCAGCCCCCACAGCATACACAAAATAGTGATGTAGGTACCAAAAGCACCTACAGATCATGGATCACACTTAAAACACGGATGACAAAATTGCTACGAAGTTATCAATGAAAACAGCTATTAATGTCCACTACTACTTGTAtactcaggaaaacaaagctgaaattgAAACTCcctatttaaaaacacttaATCTACCATCACCATCCTCACAAGGCTTAAGAGAACTTTTTTCAAAATCCTACATCAGACCTCAGAAAGCTACGCACCTGTAGGGCTTAGCATTATGGTGCAACACCTTACCCTTTGTAATGCAAAGTTGGCCTGTCACAACTTTGCACTGGTCTACCTAGGCACTTGGAGACAGCTATGGCACTGATTTTACCCTTAATGTTCTTCCAAGTGACATTCTCACGGTCAGGCACTCGTGAATCCTTTAACACTGCTAGGTCTGCCACATCAGGTT is from Anser cygnoides isolate HZ-2024a breed goose chromosome 2, Taihu_goose_T2T_genome, whole genome shotgun sequence and encodes:
- the ARL5B gene encoding ADP-ribosylation factor-like protein 5B isoform X3, which encodes MNEVVHTSPTIGSNVEEIVVKNTHFLMWDIGGQESLRSSWNTYYSNTEFIILVVDSIDRERLSITKEELYRMLAHEDLRKAAVLIFANKQDMKGCMTAAEISTYLTLSSIKDHPWHIQSCCALTGEGLCQGLEWMTSRIGVR
- the ARL5B gene encoding ADP-ribosylation factor-like protein 5B isoform X1; translation: MGLVFAKLWSLFGNQEHKVIIVGLDNAGKTTILYQFLMNEVVHTSPTIGSNVEEIVVKNTHFLMWDIGGQESLRSSWNTYYSNTEFIILVVDSIDRERLSITKEELYRMLAHEDLRKAAVLIFANKQDMKGCMTAAEISTYLTLSSIKDHPWHIQSCCALTGEGLCQGLEWMTSRIGVR